In Campylobacter sp. VBCF_01 NA2, one DNA window encodes the following:
- a CDS encoding PEP/pyruvate-binding domain-containing protein, with protein MNILKFNDQKAVNIALCGGKGASLAKMSQAGFAVPQGFIVTASAYKKFIANANLELNFEYGNLEILEKQSENLRKKLLNLPLPDDLKDEIKENLALLGANKSYSVRSSSTLEDLANSAFAGAHDTFLNQKGIDEITQKIKECFISLWLPRAIAYRHKQGFAQENADMAVVVQEMIFADKAGVSFAINPVNGNFDEILINANYGLGESVVCGEYDVDEYHIDKNSLNLISSVIANKQKSILWGENGTYESEIQPNLANLACLSEDELKQIAQLNIKTSAHYGFVQDIEWAIKDNKLYLLQSRPITTIIPHFTRDESAERYPSVITPLTWDYVDLAFHISLKHSFELMGLPPFNGKWFAMFDNYIYGNQNAVNLYMQTPPLNVKNLEQLAQILPSLKQKFSYAFSLPNSWNINLSNYLLQIGGLKAQNLDNKSEKEIWEFIQSLVDVGTEYFKPNIAISITQFMIYKFFMRFLQMIDESRAASWFDALCTAQTKTSLINNEILSLASHVAQNSELKDIFISRNSRQILSENLLDKFSDFKAKFEKFIDLHGHREVEFDSYIPTWEEAPHIVLDNIKNILNNPAMQHKNKSSEISAKTNKALSEILNAVPKNLQEFTLEFANLVQIYTILDDEEHYQTTRLTPMMRKGIKALGEKLVQKDIIAEPYDLFFAHLQTLETAVKSGEYESLASEIQSNKTAYLKNKNLTPKWDLSADEKSEFNPNAKILKGLPASMGVAEGSVCVVRSSDDFANFVPNSILVARTTNPAWTPLFYSAKALITESGGVLSHGAVSAREMKIPAVMAVKSVMQILQNGQKVRVDGKNGIVEILD; from the coding sequence ATGAATATATTAAAATTTAACGACCAAAAAGCCGTAAATATCGCGCTTTGTGGCGGAAAAGGTGCAAGCTTAGCCAAAATGAGTCAAGCTGGTTTTGCTGTGCCACAGGGCTTTATCGTTACAGCTAGTGCGTATAAAAAATTTATCGCAAATGCGAATTTAGAGCTGAACTTCGAGTATGGAAATTTAGAAATTTTAGAAAAACAGAGCGAAAATTTACGAAAAAAGCTATTAAATTTGCCTCTGCCAGATGATTTGAAAGATGAAATCAAAGAAAATTTAGCGCTACTTGGCGCAAACAAATCTTACAGCGTCCGCTCATCTTCTACGCTAGAAGATCTTGCAAATTCGGCTTTTGCAGGGGCGCACGATACATTTTTGAACCAAAAAGGCATAGATGAAATTACGCAAAAAATCAAAGAGTGTTTCATCTCGCTCTGGCTTCCTCGCGCCATAGCCTATCGCCACAAACAAGGTTTTGCGCAAGAAAATGCTGATATGGCTGTGGTCGTGCAAGAGATGATTTTTGCTGATAAGGCTGGTGTGAGTTTTGCTATAAATCCAGTCAATGGAAATTTTGACGAAATTTTAATCAACGCAAACTACGGACTTGGCGAGTCTGTGGTGTGTGGGGAATACGATGTCGATGAATACCACATAGACAAAAATTCTCTAAATTTGATTTCAAGCGTTATCGCAAACAAGCAAAAATCCATTTTATGGGGAGAAAATGGCACTTATGAGAGCGAAATACAGCCAAATTTAGCAAATTTGGCTTGTCTTAGCGAAGATGAGCTAAAACAAATCGCGCAGTTAAATATAAAAACAAGCGCGCATTACGGCTTCGTCCAAGACATAGAGTGGGCGATAAAGGATAATAAGCTCTATCTTTTGCAATCTCGCCCAATAACAACAATTATCCCGCATTTTACCAGAGATGAATCAGCCGAACGCTATCCAAGCGTGATAACTCCGCTGACTTGGGATTATGTGGATTTGGCTTTTCACATTTCACTAAAACACTCGTTTGAATTAATGGGGCTTCCACCATTTAACGGCAAATGGTTTGCAATGTTTGACAACTACATTTATGGCAACCAAAACGCGGTAAATTTGTATATGCAAACCCCACCTTTAAATGTAAAAAATTTAGAGCAATTAGCCCAAATTTTGCCTAGTTTGAAACAAAAATTTAGCTACGCTTTTTCTTTGCCTAATTCTTGGAATATAAACTTATCGAATTATCTCTTGCAAATAGGCGGTTTAAAAGCCCAAAATTTAGACAACAAAAGCGAAAAAGAAATTTGGGAATTTATTCAAAGCTTAGTCGATGTCGGCACAGAGTATTTCAAGCCAAATATCGCAATATCAATAACGCAGTTTATGATTTATAAATTTTTTATGCGATTTTTGCAAATGATTGATGAGAGCAGGGCTGCTTCGTGGTTTGATGCTCTATGCACAGCGCAAACCAAAACCAGCCTGATAAATAATGAAATTTTAAGCCTAGCCTCACATGTCGCCCAAAATAGCGAGCTAAAAGATATTTTTATTTCACGAAATTCAAGGCAAATTTTAAGCGAAAATTTACTCGATAAATTTAGCGATTTTAAAGCCAAATTTGAAAAATTTATAGATTTACACGGACACAGAGAGGTCGAGTTTGACTCGTATATTCCTACATGGGAAGAGGCGCCACACATAGTTTTGGATAATATAAAAAATATCTTAAACAATCCTGCTATGCAACACAAAAACAAATCTAGCGAAATTTCAGCCAAAACAAATAAAGCCCTTAGCGAAATTTTAAACGCAGTGCCAAAAAATTTGCAAGAATTTACCCTTGAATTTGCAAATTTAGTCCAAATTTACACCATACTCGATGATGAAGAACACTACCAAACCACCAGACTAACGCCGATGATGAGAAAGGGCATAAAAGCCCTTGGCGAAAAATTGGTGCAAAAAGATATCATCGCTGAGCCGTATGATCTATTTTTCGCACATTTACAAACGCTAGAAACCGCGGTAAAATCTGGCGAGTATGAAAGTCTAGCAAGCGAGATTCAATCGAATAAAACCGCGTATTTGAAAAACAAAAATTTGACTCCGAAATGGGATTTATCGGCCGATGAAAAGAGCGAGTTTAACCCAAATGCCAAAATCCTAAAAGGGCTCCCTGCTAGCATGGGTGTGGCAGAAGGAAGTGTTTGCGTGGTGCGAAGTAGCGATGATTTTGCAAATTTTGTTCCAAACTCTATCCTTGTTGCGCGGACGACAAATCCAGCCTGGACGCCACTTTTTTATAGCGCAAAAGCGCTGATTACCGAAAGTGGCGGTGTTTTATCGCATGGGGCAGTTAGCGCAAGAGAGATGAAAATCCCAGCTGTCATGGCTGTAAAAAGCGTAATGCAAATTTTGCAAAACGGGCAAAAAGTGCGCGTAGATGGCAAAAATGGAATTGTGGAAATTTTGGATTAG
- a CDS encoding phosphatase PAP2 family protein, whose translation MKFAQIYKNILAHEVLWLTFFSILLLRLLFFGEYAFAIFCVVCMCAIVYNISSKSQILRFGFYVFLMNLIFVLLRYISPFINPSGKKDAFLYSVDCALFGDFVGFYLQKFHSEILTEIFAFFYLLFLPQLLFFFIYYIVKKNLTQKFYTGLMSLYAAGFLGYIFVPAIGPYEFLAQKFHSALQGYFFFDLLNENYAKGSNLTDVFPSLHCGVSCFILLFNFKFDKKQFRIWLIPTLLLWVSTVYLHYHYLIDCIVGIMLATICFYCVKEKNEYIKI comes from the coding sequence ATGAAATTTGCACAAATTTATAAAAATATCTTAGCACACGAAGTGCTTTGGCTTACATTTTTTAGCATTTTATTACTTAGACTTTTATTTTTCGGCGAATACGCATTTGCCATATTTTGCGTAGTTTGCATGTGTGCGATAGTTTATAATATTTCTAGCAAAAGCCAAATTTTGCGTTTTGGATTTTATGTATTTTTAATGAATTTAATCTTTGTCTTGCTTAGATACATTTCGCCCTTCATTAATCCTAGTGGCAAAAAAGACGCATTTTTATACAGCGTTGATTGTGCGCTATTTGGGGATTTTGTGGGTTTTTATTTGCAAAAATTTCATAGCGAAATTTTAACTGAAATTTTTGCATTTTTTTATCTTTTATTTCTGCCACAACTGCTTTTCTTTTTTATATATTACATTGTCAAAAAAAATTTGACCCAAAAATTTTACACTGGACTTATGAGTCTTTATGCTGCCGGGTTTTTGGGTTATATTTTTGTCCCTGCAATCGGTCCGTATGAGTTTTTGGCTCAAAAATTTCACTCAGCTTTGCAAGGATATTTTTTCTTTGATTTATTAAACGAAAACTACGCCAAAGGCAGCAATCTAACCGATGTTTTCCCGAGTCTGCATTGTGGTGTTTCGTGCTTTATTTTGCTTTTTAATTTCAAATTTGATAAAAAACAATTTCGTATTTGGCTGATCCCAACACTGCTACTTTGGGTTTCTACGGTGTATTTGCACTATCATTATTTAATCGATTGCATTGTAGGCATTATGCTAGCTACGATTTGTTTTTATTGCGTAAAGGAAAAAAATGAATATATTAAAATTTAA